In Brevibacillus brevis, a genomic segment contains:
- a CDS encoding CoA-acylating methylmalonate-semialdehyde dehydrogenase encodes MSVNVSVLQNYIGGRWVDSEAVRGEPVPNPATGEILAQVPLSTATDLDRAVDAAAKAFQEWRRVPVPRRARILFAYQQLLVKHWDELARLITEENGKSYQEAYGEVQRGIECVEFAAGAPTLLMGSTLPDIATGIESSMYRYPLGVVAGITPFNFPMMVPCWMFPLAIACGNTFVLKPSERTPLLANRLAQLLAEAGLPDGVFNIVHGAHDVVNGMLAHPDIAAVSFVGSQPVAEYVYKTAAAHGKRVQALGGAKNHSVVMPDADLALAAKEIINAAFGSAGERCMACSVVAAVGGIADELVDRLYQGAKQLTVGNGLQENVFLGPVIREGHKERTIRYIEKGVVEGAKLVLDGRRHPAAEGEGYFLGPTLFDHAQGGMTIWTDEIFAPVLQVVRVSSLQEAIRLANRSEFANGACIYTNSAKAIQEFRETVDAGMLGVNVGVPAPMAFFPFSGYKKSFYGDLHANGRDGVEFYTRKKMMVARY; translated from the coding sequence ATGTCGGTAAACGTGTCGGTCTTGCAAAACTACATCGGAGGGAGGTGGGTCGATTCGGAAGCAGTCCGGGGAGAGCCGGTGCCCAATCCGGCGACCGGCGAGATTCTCGCGCAGGTCCCGCTTTCGACCGCGACAGATCTGGATCGCGCTGTCGACGCGGCGGCAAAGGCGTTTCAGGAGTGGAGAAGAGTGCCGGTACCGCGTCGGGCCCGCATCCTGTTTGCCTACCAGCAGCTGCTGGTGAAGCATTGGGACGAGCTGGCCCGTCTGATCACGGAGGAAAACGGGAAGAGCTACCAGGAAGCCTACGGGGAAGTGCAGCGCGGGATTGAATGCGTGGAATTTGCGGCAGGGGCGCCCACGCTCCTGATGGGATCTACACTGCCGGATATCGCAACGGGCATCGAATCGTCCATGTATCGGTACCCGCTCGGGGTTGTCGCCGGCATTACGCCGTTCAATTTTCCCATGATGGTTCCGTGCTGGATGTTTCCTCTCGCCATTGCTTGCGGAAACACGTTCGTGCTGAAACCGTCGGAGAGGACGCCGCTGCTTGCGAACCGGCTGGCACAGCTGCTTGCGGAAGCGGGCTTGCCGGACGGCGTGTTCAACATCGTCCACGGCGCACATGACGTCGTGAACGGAATGCTGGCCCATCCCGACATCGCGGCCGTTTCGTTCGTAGGTTCGCAGCCCGTCGCCGAATACGTGTACAAAACGGCGGCGGCCCACGGGAAACGCGTACAGGCGCTGGGCGGAGCCAAAAACCATTCGGTCGTGATGCCGGACGCCGACTTGGCGCTGGCTGCCAAAGAGATCATCAATGCGGCATTCGGCTCCGCCGGGGAGCGCTGCATGGCCTGCTCGGTCGTCGCCGCCGTCGGAGGGATCGCCGATGAACTGGTAGATCGTCTGTACCAAGGAGCCAAACAGCTCACGGTCGGCAACGGTTTGCAGGAGAACGTGTTTTTGGGGCCGGTCATCCGGGAGGGACACAAGGAGAGGACCATCCGCTATATCGAGAAAGGCGTGGTAGAAGGGGCGAAGCTCGTTCTGGACGGCAGGCGGCATCCCGCCGCGGAAGGGGAAGGATACTTTCTCGGTCCGACTCTCTTCGACCATGCACAGGGCGGCATGACCATCTGGACAGATGAAATTTTTGCGCCCGTGCTCCAGGTCGTCCGGGTCAGCTCCTTGCAAGAAGCCATTCGTTTGGCCAACCGATCGGAATTTGCCAACGGCGCGTGCATTTATACAAACAGCGCCAAAGCCATCCAGGAATTCAGGGAAACGGTGGATGCCGGGATGCTGGGCGTCAACGTAGGCGTACCCGCGCCAATGGCGTTCTTCCCGTTCTCCGGCTACAAAAAGTCGTTTTATGGCGATCTGCACGCCAACGGAAGGGACGGCGTCGAGTTTTACACCCGCAAGAAGATGATGGTAGCCCGCTATTAA
- a CDS encoding LacI family DNA-binding transcriptional regulator, whose amino-acid sequence MATIYDIAKEAGVSIATVSKVINQTGRISDKTRQHVMEVMKRLNYQPSVVASALTKKRTYTIGLLVPDLANPFFAEIARSVEDRAHELGYNLVICNTDNDLNKEERYTNLLRQKSADGIILATGVRSSASLKKLLQQKQAIAVIARDMPALAVDTVLVDDFLGGYLAASHLLELGHRHIAVISEDLEVMSSRDRVRGYRQALEEADVPFEEKWVRVSAFQLQDGKETAGRLLDEPDRPTAIFACNDLLAIGAIQAARERGLAVPRDLSVVGFDNTVLAGIIDPPLTTIAQPIQEMGRQVVNLISQEINGEKNAKQRVVLVPELVVRESTGQWGA is encoded by the coding sequence ATGGCTACAATCTATGACATTGCGAAAGAAGCGGGGGTTTCTATCGCTACGGTCTCCAAAGTCATCAACCAAACCGGACGCATCAGCGACAAGACGAGACAGCACGTGATGGAGGTAATGAAGCGGCTGAATTACCAGCCGAGCGTGGTTGCATCGGCGCTCACCAAAAAACGGACGTACACGATCGGACTCTTGGTGCCGGATCTGGCCAACCCGTTTTTCGCGGAGATCGCGAGGAGCGTGGAGGACCGCGCCCATGAACTGGGCTACAATCTGGTGATTTGCAATACCGACAACGACCTGAACAAGGAAGAGAGATACACCAATCTGCTTCGGCAGAAAAGCGCGGATGGCATTATTCTCGCGACCGGGGTCAGAAGCAGCGCCAGCCTGAAAAAGCTCCTTCAGCAGAAACAGGCCATCGCCGTGATCGCCCGCGACATGCCCGCCCTGGCAGTGGACACCGTGCTCGTCGACGACTTTTTGGGAGGATATTTGGCGGCGAGCCACCTTCTCGAGCTCGGCCATCGGCATATTGCCGTGATCTCGGAAGATTTGGAAGTCATGAGCAGCCGGGATCGGGTACGCGGCTATCGCCAGGCATTGGAGGAAGCCGACGTCCCCTTCGAGGAAAAATGGGTCCGGGTCAGTGCCTTTCAACTGCAGGACGGGAAAGAGACGGCCGGACGATTGCTCGACGAACCGGATCGGCCGACGGCGATTTTCGCCTGCAACGATCTGCTGGCCATCGGCGCCATCCAGGCTGCACGAGAACGGGGATTGGCGGTGCCTCGAGATTTGTCCGTCGTCGGTTTTGACAACACGGTGTTGGCTGGCATCATCGACCCGCCTCTGACCACGATCGCCCAGCCGATTCAGGAAATGGGCAGGCAGGTCGTGAACCTGATCTCCCAGGAGATCAACGGGGAGAAAAACGCCAAACAGCGCGTGGTCTTGGTACCCGAGCTGGTGGTGCGCGAATCTACGGGGCAGTGGGGGGCCTAA
- a CDS encoding fused DSP-PTPase phosphatase/NAD kinase-like protein codes for MELPLLIIEADNTDDLPLRFRMASTPHSGETAGMPDLAGYHELNISGSGQFSEKGLRRMRQLIGEGPAIIVDLRQECHGFVNGMAVCWFGTHNNANKGLSREQVEEQEAQRLRGLKEAAEVAFDYLEGKSAEVHLPGPISSPVTVQSEKELAKQEGFLYTRFFVTDHHRPGDDEVDRFITFVNSQTNEIWLHFHCRGGVGRTTTFMLMYDMMRNAKRVGLSDILERHRLSGGRDMYRMDPQRDGYKYAPAVERLAFLQQFYQYCADDQDGFETSWSEWLKRQNS; via the coding sequence ATGGAACTACCGCTGCTCATCATTGAGGCGGACAATACGGATGATCTCCCGCTGAGGTTTCGGATGGCAAGCACGCCGCATTCCGGGGAGACGGCAGGCATGCCGGACCTGGCCGGCTATCACGAGCTGAACATTTCGGGGAGCGGCCAGTTTTCGGAAAAAGGGCTCCGGCGTATGCGGCAGCTGATTGGCGAAGGTCCTGCTATAATCGTGGACCTGCGGCAGGAATGTCACGGATTTGTCAACGGAATGGCAGTCTGCTGGTTCGGTACCCACAACAACGCCAACAAGGGGCTGTCCCGGGAGCAGGTCGAAGAGCAGGAAGCACAGCGCCTGCGCGGCCTGAAGGAAGCGGCAGAAGTCGCGTTCGACTACCTGGAGGGCAAGTCGGCCGAGGTGCATCTGCCGGGACCGATCAGTTCGCCTGTAACCGTACAATCAGAAAAGGAACTGGCGAAGCAGGAAGGGTTTCTCTATACCCGCTTTTTTGTCACAGACCACCATCGTCCCGGGGACGACGAGGTCGATCGGTTCATCACGTTCGTAAACAGTCAAACGAACGAAATCTGGCTGCATTTTCACTGCCGGGGAGGCGTCGGAAGGACGACCACGTTCATGCTGATGTACGACATGATGCGAAACGCTAAGCGCGTCGGCCTGAGCGACATACTGGAACGCCACCGGCTGAGCGGTGGGCGCGACATGTACCGCATGGACCCGCAGCGGGACGGCTACAAGTACGCACCGGCGGTCGAAAGACTGGCTTTCCTTCAACAATTTTACCAGTATTGCGCCGACGATCAGGACGGATTTGAAACATCCTGGTCGGAGTGGCTGAAACGCCAGAACTCCTGA
- a CDS encoding ABC transporter substrate-binding protein: MKTTKQKQKGFLALVSLAVTMAMLTACGGAPSGSSSPGSSSPGSETKAPGTEWAEEVGLNKTETVDELYEKAKKEGKVVVYSQSSRIKDVKATFEKQYPGVEVEAYHMGTNDVVEKVIREQGAGVFHADVAFLKESAGTVTNEILAKGMMHPYKPTDLTTHMIEPYKTERAGLVPYVSLRAFYYNTEAYKSPPIDSWWDLTKPEWKGKVILEDPTISADTMDLFLAVIANPQDMEQAYKEEFGKDIELDGTENASYEFFKRLLANDPILVKSSDEAVEAVGAPGQSSPPIAISASSKQRDIKEKGLKVAVTYDIKPKVSVAGESYLYIINKAPHPNAGKLLIRWMAGEADGKAEGFKPYNVQGSWSTRTDNGRDDQPPLDQLNVWPADHNFFYQNFTKFRDFWMSNQ; encoded by the coding sequence ATGAAGACGACCAAACAGAAACAGAAGGGGTTTCTCGCACTTGTGTCTTTGGCGGTGACGATGGCGATGCTCACGGCGTGCGGAGGTGCTCCATCCGGCTCGTCATCTCCGGGCAGCAGTTCGCCAGGCTCGGAAACAAAGGCGCCAGGCACGGAATGGGCCGAGGAGGTCGGCCTGAACAAGACGGAAACCGTCGACGAACTGTATGAAAAGGCGAAGAAAGAAGGAAAGGTCGTCGTCTACTCCCAGTCGAGCCGGATCAAGGACGTAAAGGCGACTTTCGAGAAACAGTATCCTGGCGTCGAGGTGGAGGCCTACCACATGGGCACAAACGATGTCGTGGAAAAGGTGATTCGCGAGCAGGGAGCCGGCGTCTTCCATGCTGATGTCGCCTTCCTCAAGGAATCGGCGGGGACCGTGACCAACGAAATTCTCGCCAAAGGCATGATGCATCCGTACAAACCGACGGATCTCACTACCCATATGATCGAGCCTTACAAAACCGAGCGGGCCGGTTTGGTACCCTACGTTTCCCTACGGGCTTTCTATTACAACACGGAAGCGTACAAATCGCCGCCGATTGACAGCTGGTGGGATCTGACGAAGCCGGAATGGAAAGGGAAGGTCATCCTGGAAGATCCCACGATATCTGCAGATACCATGGACTTGTTCCTCGCCGTCATTGCGAACCCGCAAGACATGGAGCAAGCTTACAAGGAAGAGTTCGGCAAAGACATCGAACTGGACGGAACGGAAAACGCGAGCTACGAGTTTTTCAAGCGACTGCTGGCGAATGATCCGATTCTCGTAAAATCCAGTGACGAAGCGGTGGAAGCAGTGGGAGCGCCCGGACAATCCTCTCCCCCGATCGCCATTTCCGCTTCGAGCAAACAGCGGGATATCAAAGAAAAAGGCTTGAAGGTGGCCGTCACCTATGACATCAAGCCAAAGGTATCGGTCGCAGGCGAATCCTATCTGTACATCATCAACAAGGCGCCGCACCCGAACGCGGGCAAGCTGCTCATACGCTGGATGGCAGGCGAAGCAGACGGCAAGGCAGAGGGATTCAAGCCCTACAACGTACAAGGTTCCTGGAGTACCCGGACCGATAACGGCCGTGACGACCAGCCGCCACTGGACCAATTGAACGTATGGCCAGCCGACCACAACTTCTTCTACCAAAACTTCACCAAGTTCCGCGATTTTTGGATGAGCAATCAATGA
- a CDS encoding sugar phosphate isomerase/epimerase, which translates to MRIGLSLQSPFFTGKPGAFDSKEWTEHLKKVEHDLDFFQGAGISSIEIRNLLRGADERMYRDVIQLIWERGLQLTVHGHVGGVFSGTSFMEIYPSMRYILRHFHRYQKGITMTLHAFEASEGSRGELHRRTVDLLGEWASMVQAEGLPVQFALEINRRKPKKVDPGDSLDGVFGMVEEAGSPAVGICWDMGHSYSNLLADSGRRETDPPDIPLLDLPPEPFLKQIIHTHIHGLGTGGTHLPLTEKRSLPLEAYVSALRQTGYQGVYNMEFTFSKFDSDRSLHEHLHASIQRMKAALAPAPRPPA; encoded by the coding sequence ATGCGCATCGGCCTCTCGTTGCAAAGTCCTTTTTTCACAGGCAAGCCGGGAGCTTTTGATTCGAAAGAATGGACAGAACATTTGAAAAAGGTCGAACACGATCTCGACTTTTTCCAAGGCGCGGGCATTTCCTCGATCGAGATTCGCAACCTGCTCCGCGGCGCGGATGAGCGCATGTACCGGGACGTCATTCAACTGATCTGGGAACGGGGACTGCAGCTGACAGTTCACGGACATGTCGGCGGGGTGTTTTCCGGGACGTCATTCATGGAGATCTATCCGTCCATGCGGTACATCCTCAGGCATTTTCACCGCTACCAGAAAGGAATTACGATGACGCTCCATGCCTTCGAGGCAAGCGAAGGCTCCCGCGGGGAATTGCACCGGCGCACCGTGGACTTGCTGGGGGAGTGGGCGAGCATGGTGCAAGCAGAGGGCTTGCCCGTTCAGTTCGCCCTGGAGATCAACCGCCGCAAGCCGAAAAAGGTCGATCCGGGAGATTCGCTGGACGGCGTGTTTGGCATGGTGGAAGAGGCCGGGAGCCCTGCGGTCGGCATTTGCTGGGACATGGGACATTCCTATTCCAACCTGCTTGCGGACAGCGGGAGGCGTGAAACGGATCCGCCGGACATCCCGCTGCTGGACTTGCCCCCCGAGCCGTTCCTGAAGCAAATCATCCATACCCATATTCACGGCCTTGGCACCGGCGGAACCCATCTGCCTTTGACGGAGAAACGCAGCCTGCCTTTGGAAGCGTACGTCTCTGCACTGCGGCAAACCGGCTATCAAGGGGTCTACAACATGGAGTTTACGTTCAGCAAGTTCGACTCGGACCGAAGCCTGCATGAACATCTTCATGCATCGATTCAAAGAATGAAAGCGGCGCTTGCGCCGGCGCCCAGGCCGCCGGCTTAA
- a CDS encoding iron ABC transporter permease: MKQYEASKPHPRVGLIRLSNRVKGILSSPVHLISILTFVFLVYTIVLPMWEIVSHTFTWQPEDVRVARGVEPGQLTFYHWVHVLASDISSSIFYKPMLHSLEIAVCVSVFSLLLGGTLAFLVTRTDIPYKKTIAFLAVVPYMLPSWIKAFAWLVVFKNDRVGGSKGLLQYLFDVNPPDWLSYGFFPIVVNLTAHYFVFFYLLMAVALSSINSSLEEAADILGANRFTVMRKVTFPLVLPAILSALILTFSKAMGTFGVAAFLGLPVKYYTIATMLYGSIKNRLISDAYVLSLILIAISSITIYINQRAIGKRKSYATIGGKDARKSVIPLGKWKLPAIGGVILFLASTAIFPLLLLLWQSFMLREGDYSFSNMTLHFWTGDSNPRIASGEVGVLKNDGIALALANSLKVAFTASILAAVIGLILGYVITKGRKTLSSKLTEQLSFLPYLIPGIAFSAIYLSMFAKPTFLVPALYGTLTIVILITLVKELPFATRSGTSTMYQIGGELEEAAKLAGASWIRRFLKIMVPLSRKGLLSAFLLLFVSAMKELDLIVLLVTPNTGTLTTLTFNYAESGYQQYADAIIIIIIAIILVTHFLATKFGKADLSKGIGG; this comes from the coding sequence GTGAAGCAGTACGAAGCCAGCAAACCGCATCCACGCGTCGGCCTGATCCGGCTCTCCAACCGAGTAAAAGGGATCCTGTCGAGCCCGGTGCATTTGATCAGCATCCTGACCTTCGTCTTTCTGGTCTACACGATCGTGCTCCCCATGTGGGAGATCGTCTCCCATACGTTTACCTGGCAGCCTGAAGACGTCCGCGTGGCCCGAGGGGTCGAACCCGGGCAGTTGACGTTCTACCATTGGGTTCACGTACTGGCAAGCGACATCAGCTCCTCGATTTTTTACAAGCCGATGCTCCACTCTTTGGAGATCGCCGTCTGCGTTTCCGTTTTCTCCCTGCTTCTCGGCGGCACATTGGCCTTTCTCGTGACGAGGACGGACATTCCCTACAAAAAAACGATTGCCTTCCTGGCCGTCGTCCCTTACATGCTTCCCTCCTGGATCAAGGCGTTCGCCTGGCTGGTCGTCTTCAAAAACGACCGGGTCGGCGGGAGCAAGGGACTGCTGCAGTACCTGTTCGATGTCAATCCGCCTGACTGGCTGTCCTACGGGTTTTTTCCGATCGTCGTAAACCTGACGGCCCACTATTTTGTCTTCTTCTATCTGTTGATGGCCGTCGCGCTCAGCTCGATCAACAGCAGTCTGGAGGAAGCGGCAGACATTCTCGGTGCCAACCGGTTTACCGTCATGCGGAAAGTCACGTTTCCGCTGGTGCTCCCCGCCATCTTGTCGGCGCTGATTCTCACTTTTTCCAAAGCGATGGGGACATTCGGGGTCGCCGCCTTTTTGGGCCTGCCGGTCAAGTACTACACGATTGCCACGATGCTGTACGGCAGCATCAAAAACCGGCTGATCTCCGACGCTTACGTGCTCAGCCTGATCCTGATTGCCATCTCCTCGATCACGATCTACATCAACCAACGGGCGATTGGCAAGAGGAAAAGCTACGCAACCATCGGCGGCAAAGACGCGCGCAAATCAGTCATCCCACTCGGAAAATGGAAGCTGCCAGCCATCGGAGGCGTGATCCTGTTCTTGGCGTCGACGGCAATTTTTCCGCTCCTCCTGCTTTTGTGGCAGTCGTTCATGCTGCGGGAGGGCGATTACAGCTTCTCCAATATGACGCTGCATTTTTGGACGGGAGACTCCAATCCGCGAATCGCATCCGGGGAAGTCGGCGTTTTGAAAAACGACGGCATCGCTCTGGCTCTGGCCAATTCGCTCAAGGTGGCATTTACGGCCTCCATCCTCGCCGCGGTCATCGGCTTGATCCTAGGCTACGTCATCACGAAGGGCAGAAAAACGCTTTCCTCCAAGCTGACGGAGCAGCTGTCGTTTCTGCCGTATCTGATCCCCGGCATCGCGTTTTCGGCGATCTACCTGTCCATGTTTGCGAAGCCGACCTTTCTCGTTCCCGCCCTGTACGGAACGCTGACCATCGTCATCCTGATCACCCTCGTCAAAGAGCTGCCGTTCGCCACGCGCTCCGGTACGAGCACGATGTACCAGATCGGGGGCGAGCTGGAGGAAGCGGCCAAGCTCGCCGGCGCATCCTGGATCAGGCGGTTCCTCAAGATCATGGTTCCGCTCAGCCGAAAAGGGCTGCTCAGCGCGTTCCTGCTGCTGTTTGTCTCCGCGATGAAGGAGCTGGACCTGATCGTGCTGTTGGTAACGCCGAACACAGGGACGCTGACGACGCTCACTTTCAACTATGCGGAAAGCGGGTACCAGCAGTACGCGGATGCGATCATTATCATCATCATTGCCATCATACTGGTCACCCATTTCCTGGCGACGAAATTCGGGAAGGCCGATCTTTCCAAGGGAATAGGAGGATAG
- a CDS encoding ABC transporter ATP-binding protein encodes MSRIVLKGVNKYFDNNHILKDLDLVIEEGDFMTLLGPSGCGKTTTLRVITGLENPEAGLITINEKEVVNGTTHYYASPSKRGLNLVFQSYALWPHMTVYDNVAFGLEMQRMPKAEIARKVENALDKMKILQLKDRYPSELSGGQQQRVAIARAIVTEPKILLLDEPLSNLDAKLRLEMRAELKRLHRELNTTIIYVTHDQVEALTMSTKIAVFFEGTLVQVDSPKEVYRHPSDIRVADFIGNPKINFVDAACEPIGGALRTVSSLGVRDIPSPSSFQGEAVLALYPEDIRISAEPVESGIACSVYSVLPAGSETLVQLSVGSELNLLAKCIGELELPVGSTVWITFPADKVNVYSKETGKLVSKSGEAALRPNAIREGRAASG; translated from the coding sequence ATGAGCAGAATCGTTCTGAAGGGCGTCAACAAATACTTTGACAACAACCACATTTTGAAGGACCTGGACCTCGTCATCGAGGAAGGCGACTTTATGACATTGCTTGGGCCTTCGGGCTGCGGCAAGACGACCACACTGCGGGTGATCACCGGCCTGGAAAATCCGGAGGCTGGCCTGATCACGATCAATGAAAAAGAGGTGGTGAACGGGACCACCCACTACTACGCCTCTCCATCCAAGCGCGGTTTGAATCTCGTTTTCCAAAGCTATGCCCTGTGGCCGCACATGACGGTGTACGACAACGTAGCGTTCGGATTGGAAATGCAGCGGATGCCGAAAGCGGAGATCGCGCGCAAGGTGGAAAACGCTTTGGATAAAATGAAAATTTTGCAGCTGAAGGACCGCTACCCGTCCGAGCTGTCCGGCGGCCAGCAGCAGCGGGTGGCGATCGCCCGGGCTATCGTCACCGAACCAAAGATACTGCTGCTCGATGAACCGCTCTCCAATCTGGATGCCAAACTGCGGCTGGAGATGCGGGCGGAGCTGAAACGGCTTCACCGCGAACTGAACACGACGATCATCTACGTCACCCACGATCAGGTAGAAGCGTTGACTATGTCGACGAAGATTGCCGTGTTTTTTGAGGGGACATTGGTCCAGGTGGATTCTCCCAAAGAGGTGTATCGGCATCCGTCCGACATTCGCGTCGCAGACTTCATCGGGAACCCCAAAATCAATTTTGTCGACGCGGCGTGCGAGCCGATCGGAGGAGCACTGCGCACCGTGTCCAGCCTCGGGGTGCGTGACATTCCCAGTCCGAGCAGCTTTCAGGGGGAAGCGGTGCTGGCTCTCTACCCTGAGGATATCCGAATATCCGCTGAACCTGTCGAGAGCGGGATCGCCTGCAGCGTCTATTCCGTTTTGCCCGCGGGGTCGGAAACGCTCGTCCAGCTGTCCGTAGGTAGCGAGCTGAACCTGCTGGCGAAGTGCATCGGCGAGCTGGAGCTGCCGGTTGGCAGCACGGTGTGGATCACGTTTCCTGCAGATAAAGTCAACGTCTACAGCAAAGAAACGGGAAAGCTCGTGTCAAAATCGGGGGAAGCGGCCCTACGTCCAAACGCGATCAGAGAAGGCAGAGCGGCGTCCGGCTAG
- a CDS encoding MgtC/SapB family protein — protein MSASVWHITWSELALRMIVAAILGGLVGIEREWSNHAAGFRTHILVCLGSATIMLLSIYGFSEFVYETQVRVDPARLAAQVVSGIGFLGAGAIMRNGNVIKGLTTAASVWVVGAIGLCVGAGFLVGAFVCTFLVLISLYLLNKWEKHLLRHRRLHEVEMVILDEPGALGKIASLFGEQGIQIANLRMNHADGPADEGNGTMHLSFRLRIQKQEKLVCALERIAALDALISLESQDLVTWKYGNEKSNALTL, from the coding sequence GTGAGCGCATCCGTCTGGCACATTACGTGGAGCGAGCTGGCTTTGCGCATGATCGTCGCTGCGATCCTGGGAGGGCTGGTCGGGATCGAGCGCGAGTGGAGCAACCACGCCGCCGGCTTCCGGACGCACATCCTCGTCTGTCTGGGTTCGGCGACGATCATGCTGCTGTCGATTTACGGCTTCTCCGAATTCGTTTACGAAACACAGGTGAGGGTCGATCCGGCCAGGCTGGCCGCGCAGGTCGTCAGCGGGATCGGGTTTCTCGGAGCGGGGGCCATCATGCGGAACGGCAATGTGATCAAGGGACTGACGACAGCGGCTTCGGTTTGGGTTGTGGGGGCGATCGGACTGTGCGTCGGGGCAGGATTTCTGGTCGGGGCCTTCGTCTGCACGTTCCTCGTACTGATCAGCCTGTACCTGCTGAACAAATGGGAGAAGCATCTGCTCAGACACCGCAGGCTCCACGAGGTGGAGATGGTCATCCTGGACGAACCCGGGGCGTTGGGAAAAATCGCCTCCCTGTTCGGGGAGCAGGGCATCCAGATTGCCAACCTCCGGATGAACCATGCGGACGGTCCTGCTGACGAGGGGAATGGCACGATGCATCTGAGCTTCCGGCTGCGGATTCAGAAGCAGGAAAAACTGGTGTGCGCTCTGGAGCGCATCGCGGCTTTGGACGCGTTGATCTCCCTCGAGTCCCAGGATCTGGTCACGTGGAAATACGGAAACGAGAAAAGCAACGCGTTGACCCTATAA
- a CDS encoding HAD family hydrolase, producing MDVKKTTLLVTDLDGTLLTRNQEISPENQQAIKRLKERGGMFTFATGRTEEAVAPFARQLSLELPMILYNGARISHPLTGAVLYEATLTLPGGLWKELLRAASDGVAVLVYKDGDVYAPERSELLERHEQKDGVRCKPFPPELTGQPITKILLIAELPECLKALEEKIAITGIACETVYSESNYLEILPPRVSKGTALAELVRMLQIQELFVVTVGDNLNDLTMVKEADLGVAVANAHPLLKEAADTVTVHHEEHAIAAVIDRILKEAN from the coding sequence ATGGACGTGAAAAAAACAACTTTGCTGGTCACGGACCTGGACGGGACCTTGTTGACCCGAAATCAGGAGATCAGTCCTGAAAACCAGCAAGCCATCAAACGCTTGAAAGAGCGCGGCGGAATGTTTACGTTTGCGACCGGCAGGACGGAAGAGGCGGTTGCGCCGTTTGCTCGCCAGCTGTCGCTGGAGCTGCCGATGATTTTGTACAACGGAGCGAGAATCTCCCATCCGCTTACGGGAGCGGTGCTGTACGAAGCGACATTGACCTTGCCAGGGGGGCTCTGGAAAGAGCTCCTGCGTGCTGCATCCGATGGTGTGGCGGTGCTGGTCTACAAGGACGGGGACGTGTACGCTCCCGAGCGAAGCGAGCTGCTGGAGCGGCATGAACAAAAAGACGGAGTCCGCTGCAAGCCGTTTCCGCCTGAGCTGACGGGCCAGCCGATTACGAAAATCTTGTTGATCGCCGAACTGCCGGAATGTTTGAAAGCGTTGGAGGAGAAGATCGCAATCACGGGCATAGCCTGCGAGACGGTCTATTCCGAATCCAATTACTTGGAGATTTTGCCTCCGCGGGTGTCGAAAGGGACGGCGCTCGCGGAGCTGGTGCGGATGCTGCAGATCCAGGAGCTGTTCGTCGTCACCGTGGGCGACAATTTGAACGATTTGACCATGGTGAAGGAAGCTGATCTGGGCGTTGCCGTGGCGAACGCCCATCCGTTGCTCAAGGAAGCCGCCGACACCGTCACAGTGCACCACGAGGAGCACGCGATTGCGGCCGTGATCGACAGGATCCTGAAAGAAGCGAACTGA